In one window of Leifsonia sp. NPDC080035 DNA:
- a CDS encoding LacI family DNA-binding transcriptional regulator, producing the protein MAAKRPSVKDVAALAGVAVGTVSNVLNRPEIVAEPTRRAVEDAIARLGFTRNESARQLRAGASRAIAMVVMDVANPFFTDLYVGAEGFALERGFSIQLGNSGNRHERERQQLAAFEQQRVRGVLLAAIGDAQPEVERLREHGIPTVLVDRVASDVEACSVAVDDVEGGRLALDHLISEGHRRIAFVGGPDSLQQIRDRLEGARKAVAESGADVDLVHVPVETLDARSGRAAADRLAGLDAASRPTAVFAANDLLALGLLQGFVAHDLRVPEDIALIGYDDIDFAATAAVPLSAVRQPRREIGYAAGELLFREIEDLDASTAHVHQHVRFVPELVVRRSSSLAASPA; encoded by the coding sequence GCCCGAGCGTCAAGGATGTGGCCGCTCTCGCGGGCGTCGCGGTCGGCACCGTCTCGAACGTCCTGAACCGGCCGGAGATCGTCGCGGAGCCCACCCGGCGCGCCGTCGAGGACGCCATCGCCCGGCTCGGCTTCACGCGCAACGAGTCCGCCCGCCAGTTGCGCGCCGGCGCCAGCCGCGCCATCGCCATGGTGGTCATGGATGTGGCCAACCCGTTCTTCACCGACCTGTACGTCGGCGCGGAGGGCTTCGCGCTGGAGCGCGGCTTCTCCATCCAGCTCGGCAACAGCGGCAACCGCCACGAGCGGGAGCGCCAGCAGCTCGCCGCGTTCGAGCAGCAGCGCGTCCGGGGCGTGCTGCTCGCGGCCATCGGCGACGCGCAGCCCGAGGTCGAGCGGCTGCGCGAGCACGGGATCCCGACCGTCCTCGTCGACCGCGTCGCGTCCGACGTCGAGGCCTGCTCGGTGGCGGTCGACGACGTGGAGGGCGGCCGCCTGGCGCTCGACCACCTCATCTCGGAAGGGCACAGGCGCATCGCGTTCGTCGGCGGCCCCGACTCGCTCCAGCAGATCCGCGACCGCCTGGAGGGCGCACGCAAGGCCGTCGCCGAGTCCGGCGCGGACGTCGACCTGGTCCACGTGCCCGTCGAGACACTGGATGCACGCTCCGGTCGCGCGGCCGCCGACCGGCTCGCCGGCCTCGACGCCGCGTCCCGCCCCACCGCGGTCTTCGCGGCGAACGACCTGCTCGCGCTCGGCCTGCTGCAGGGCTTCGTGGCGCACGACCTGCGCGTGCCGGAGGACATCGCTCTGATCGGCTACGACGACATCGACTTCGCCGCGACCGCGGCCGTCCCCCTCTCCGCCGTGCGTCAGCCGCGCCGCGAGATCGGCTACGCCGCCGGCGAGCTGCTGTTCCGTGAGATCGAGGACCTGGACGCCTCGACCGCGCACGTCCACCAGCACGTCCGGTTCGTGCCGGAGCTGGTCGTGCGCCGTTCCTCCTCCCTGGCGGCCTCGCCCGCCTGA
- a CDS encoding MFS transporter, translating into MSNYIESGSIIAIATSLGFWQTQFHLTDGFVGILAAFSANAFGAAIGAILGGPLTDRLGRKFIYTYDLLLYMVGVLLAVFAVNAGMLFAAFLITGIAVGAGVPASWTYIAEQAPDHARGKHVGMAQLAWSIGPLVGFALAAALAPLGLLGSRIIFFHLFVVAAIVWWVRQGLPESKLWTDVKTGAVSTAESGRGMRALFSKRVNITALLFLFGVYGFWNLVAGQAGIFMPRVYEAAGVHSAVEQDLLQVLVWGCTVLATYFGFMLLADRMSRRVLYIIGAVLGILAWVALVFAPPGLPTLLTFAIAWGLAAGIGAQAFYGVWTAELFATPYRASAQGVLFFAARIAVGLLSSVFPVLLATSGVPAVGLILIAFLVVALLIGAIWTPRTQGKSLRQIEAERYSSPTPSPTLQRDDARA; encoded by the coding sequence ATGTCCAACTACATCGAGTCCGGCTCGATCATCGCGATCGCCACCAGCCTCGGCTTCTGGCAGACCCAGTTCCACCTGACCGACGGCTTCGTCGGCATCCTGGCGGCCTTCAGCGCCAACGCGTTCGGAGCGGCGATCGGCGCCATCCTCGGCGGGCCGCTCACCGACCGCCTCGGCCGCAAGTTCATCTACACCTACGACCTGCTCCTCTACATGGTGGGCGTGCTGCTCGCGGTCTTCGCGGTGAACGCCGGGATGCTGTTCGCCGCCTTCCTCATCACCGGCATCGCGGTCGGCGCCGGCGTCCCCGCGTCCTGGACCTACATCGCCGAGCAGGCGCCCGACCACGCGCGCGGCAAGCACGTGGGCATGGCCCAGCTCGCCTGGTCGATCGGCCCGCTCGTCGGCTTCGCCCTTGCGGCCGCCCTCGCCCCGCTCGGGCTGCTCGGCAGCCGCATCATCTTCTTCCACCTCTTCGTGGTGGCGGCCATCGTCTGGTGGGTGCGGCAGGGGCTCCCGGAATCGAAGCTCTGGACGGACGTCAAGACCGGCGCCGTCTCGACCGCCGAGTCGGGCCGCGGGATGCGCGCCCTGTTCTCGAAGCGCGTGAACATCACCGCGCTGCTGTTCCTCTTCGGCGTCTACGGCTTCTGGAACCTCGTCGCGGGACAGGCCGGCATCTTCATGCCGCGCGTCTACGAGGCGGCGGGCGTGCACAGCGCCGTCGAGCAGGACCTGCTGCAGGTGCTGGTCTGGGGTTGCACGGTCCTCGCCACCTACTTCGGCTTCATGCTGCTCGCCGACAGGATGTCGCGTCGCGTCCTCTACATCATCGGCGCCGTGCTCGGCATCCTCGCCTGGGTCGCCCTGGTCTTCGCGCCTCCCGGGCTGCCGACGCTGCTCACCTTCGCGATCGCGTGGGGTCTCGCCGCCGGCATCGGCGCCCAGGCGTTCTACGGCGTGTGGACGGCCGAGCTGTTCGCGACGCCGTACCGCGCCAGCGCTCAGGGCGTCCTCTTCTTCGCCGCCCGCATCGCGGTCGGCCTGCTCAGCTCCGTCTTCCCCGTGCTTCTGGCGACCTCCGGCGTCCCGGCCGTCGGCCTCATCCTCATCGCGTTCCTCGTCGTCGCCCTGCTGATCGGCGCGATCTGGACCCCGCGCACGCAGGGCAAGTCGCTGCGCCAGATCGAGGCGGAGCGGTACAGCTCGCCGACACCGTCCCCCACTCTCCAGCGCGACGACGCGCGCGCCTGA
- a CDS encoding L-rhamnose mutarotase, with amino-acid sequence MSASASRRVCFTMQLKPERVDDYLRAHETVWPEMLDALRETGWSDYSLFVDRAKGLVVGYLETDDFDAAVAAMEEHEVNARWQAGMAEFFAEETAPDSTMNRLTEYFHLD; translated from the coding sequence GTGAGCGCCAGTGCATCCCGCCGGGTGTGCTTCACCATGCAGCTGAAGCCGGAGCGGGTCGACGACTATCTGAGGGCGCACGAGACGGTCTGGCCGGAGATGCTGGACGCCCTGCGCGAGACGGGCTGGAGCGACTACTCGCTGTTCGTCGACCGCGCGAAGGGGCTGGTCGTCGGCTACCTCGAGACCGACGACTTCGACGCCGCCGTCGCCGCGATGGAGGAACACGAGGTCAACGCCCGCTGGCAGGCCGGGATGGCGGAGTTCTTCGCCGAGGAGACCGCGCCCGACAGCACCATGAACCGGCTCACCGAGTACTTCCATCTCGACTGA